CGGCCAGTTGTAAGCGAAAAGCGCGCATTTGATTGCGATGGTGTCGACGCTGTCAGAGTCCCCGATGATCTCTGGATAGTCTTCGTGGCGGAGAGTCGATGGCAGATAATCCTGCTGCAGCATCGCCTTCGAATATGGGATGGACAGAAAATGAAGGCCGTCGCCCTGTCCGTAGCGGGCCAGGAAGCTGACCGGCTTGCCCGACACCAGCAAGGCGGCGGAGATTTGCCCCTTCCGCATTCCCTCCAGTGCTGCGTCCAGAGCCAGGTTAGATTCGCTGACCTTCACCTCCAGATGGTTGAGCACCTCGCGACCCAGGACAGCGCCGGCACCGCCTTCTTCGCCGAGATTAACGCGCTTTCCCGCAAGATCCGACAGGCTCTGGATCTCGGGCCGCGCGAGGAGGTGGAACTCCTCGACAAACAGCGGGGTGATGTAGACAAGCTTGTTGCGGATATCGCCGAGCGTTCCTGACCCTCGGAGACGATCAGCCAGCAGGACTGGTGCGATCGCCATGTCGGCCCCGGCCAGGCTGAGTATGTCGATGATGTTGCGACTGCCGCCATTTCCCACCATCGGCAGCACTCGCAACGCGACCTCGCCGTGAGGGCCGGTCTCCTGGCCGCTGGCCAACGTGATCGCAATGTCCTGAGCAATTGCGAACTCGGTGCTCTGCGCAGCACCGGTTACAAATCCTGTCGTGTGCGGGTCGGATCTTGCGGCTTCCTTCCTTTGGACATTTTCCTTCCGCGGAGACACGTTCGCCACTTCGCTGGGAGAAATGGATGGCCGGGTTTGCGCGAGGGATGTCTGGACCTGTGCGCCGAGCCAGGTCGCTGCAATGAATGCGGTGAACAAACCGGCCCGCACAGCTCCGCAGACCCTCCTTGTTCAAACCTGTTCGGGGCGCCAGCGCCCGCTTGGCGCGGTCTTGTCCAGCCGGCAGATCTCACGAGGCCCATCCGTCGCGCGACCGGCTCGAATGGGTCTGCTTGGGCTTCCCAACGCACCGATCGGAGCGACGTTCCCTGGGATGTTTGCCTACGATCGGTGAACCGCGACTCGACGCGATGCCTAGAGTCTTTCCGCTGTCCACGTTCCCGTGCACATGGTGCCGCGCCAGGTGCCGGAGCCTGAGGTCCCGGCGAGGTGGCCAAAGCCCGTGGCGCGCTTGATGCCGCT
This region of Bradyrhizobium sp. CCGUVB1N3 genomic DNA includes:
- a CDS encoding TAXI family TRAP transporter solute-binding subunit, which codes for MFTAFIAATWLGAQVQTSLAQTRPSISPSEVANVSPRKENVQRKEAARSDPHTTGFVTGAAQSTEFAIAQDIAITLASGQETGPHGEVALRVLPMVGNGGSRNIIDILSLAGADMAIAPVLLADRLRGSGTLGDIRNKLVYITPLFVEEFHLLARPEIQSLSDLAGKRVNLGEEGGAGAVLGREVLNHLEVKVSESNLALDAALEGMRKGQISAALLVSGKPVSFLARYGQGDGLHFLSIPYSKAMLQQDYLPSTLRHEDYPEIIGDSDSVDTIAIKCALFAYNWPTRNERFPLLELFVQTLFSRFPEFLGDGHHPKWREVSLAALLPGWRRFQPAERWLEQQSGGEAALRKAFGRFLEQKPISNPPDREQLFQDFMRWRERQQGR